Below is a window of Humulus lupulus chromosome 9, drHumLupu1.1, whole genome shotgun sequence DNA.
CCTGACCAACGAGACTTTAATCTACTGGGAAAGAGTTTAAGACGAGAATTGAATAAAAGGACCCTCTCTCCTAGTAAAAACTCCCTTTGACGAATTTGCTTATCATGGCATTTTTTCGTTCGCTCCTTATAAATTCTTgcattctcataagcttcatGATGAATTTCTTCTAACTCATTAAGTTGAAGAAGTCTTTTCTCTCCTGAAGCTTTCAAATCAAAATTCAGCTTTTTAATTGCCCATTGTGCACGGTGATCAAGCTCAAATGTTAGATGAAAATTCTTCCCAAACACAATTCGATAAGGAGACATGTCGATAGGTGTCTTGAAAGCTATCCTATATGCCCATAAAGCATCATCAAGCTTGTttgaccaatcctttctattGGATTGCACTTTTTTCTCCAAGATAAGCTTAATTTCCCTATGAGATATCTCCGCTTAACCATTAGATTGTGGATGATTAGCTAAGGCCATCCTATGTCATACTTTGTACTTTGCCATACGAGCATCAaaaaccttattagggaaatgGGTACCTTGATAAGTAAGTATTGCTCTTGGTGATCTAAATCTAGAAAAAATATTCTTTTGAATAAATTTTACTACAACCTGAGCATCATTTGTAGTTCTTGCAGTAGCTTCTACCCATTTACTTACATAGTCCACCGCCAAGTGAATGTATAGATTACCAAATGAAGGTGGGAATTATCCCATGAAATCAATACCCCACACATCAATGATCTCCACTTCTAGAATTTTATTTACAGGCAATTCATGTATTCTAGAGATGTTTCTAACACCTTGACACCGATCATAACTCTTCACATATGCATACAAATCTCTGTGTAAAGTAGGCTGATGAAACCTACTATCAAGGACCTTTGTA
It encodes the following:
- the LOC133800325 gene encoding uncharacterized protein LOC133800325; translated protein: MSPYRIVFGKNFHLTFELDHRAQWAIKKLNFDLKASGEKRLLQLNELEEIHHEAYENARIYKERTKKCHDKQIRQREFLLGERVLLFNSRLKLFPSRLKSRWSGLLIVIQVFLELLRFNEVMNLHSK